One segment of Brassica napus cultivar Da-Ae chromosome C3, Da-Ae, whole genome shotgun sequence DNA contains the following:
- the LOC106386718 gene encoding NADH-cytochrome b5 reductase-like protein → MATFFRRLARSAPIAFPAALRSQIKSGHGTFRFSAGAIAALSGGFSCYYLTSGNNLAYLDQAKEETGPKTALNPDKWLEFKLQDTATVSHNTKLFRFSFDPSANLGLHVASCLLTRAPLGYNAEGKTKYVVRPYTPISDPEAKGYFDLLIKVYPDGKMSQHFASLKPGDVLEVKGPIEKFKYSPNMKKHIGMIAGGSGITPMLQVIDTIVKNPEDNTKITLLYANVSPDDILLKQKLDALQANHPNLKVFYTVDNPTKNWKGGVGYVSKDMALKGLPLPADDTLILVCGPPGMMEHVSGGKAPDWSQGEVKGILKELGFTEQMVFKF, encoded by the exons ATGGCTACCTTCTTCCGACGACTCGCTAGGTCAGCTCCGATCGCATTCCCGGCCGCACTCCGATCCCAAATCAAATCTGGTCATGGTACTTTCCGATTCTCTGCCGGCGCGATCGCGGCTCTTTCCGGTGGATTCTCCTGTTACTACCTCACCTCCGGCAACAATCTG GCTTATCTGGATCAAGCTAAGGAAGAGACTGGACCCAAAACAG CTCTGAACCCTGACAAATGGCTCGAGTTCAAGCTCCAAGACACTGCTACAGTTAGCCACAACACCAAGTTGTTCAG GTTCTCATTTGACCCCTCAGCCAACTTGGGTCTGCATGTTGCTTCTTGTCTCCTCACAAG GGCTCCTTTAGGCTATAACGCTGAAGGGAAAACGAAATATGTCGTTAGACC TTACACTCCTATATCAGACCCAGAGGCTAAGGGCTATTTTGATTTACTGATTAAG GTATATCCAGATGGAAAAATGAGTCAGCATTTTGCCAGCTTAAAACCGGGGGATGTGTTGGAAGTGAAAGG ACCCATTGAGAAGTTCAAATATTCGCCTAATATGAAGAAACATATTGGCATG ATCGCTGGTGGAAGTGGGATTACTCCAATGCTTCAGGTGATTGATACCATTGTGAAGAATCCTGAGGACAACACGAAG ATAACACTACTCTATGCCAATGTTTCTCCGGATGACATACTTCTCAAGCAAAAGCTCGATGCACTTCAGGCAAACCACCCAAACCTGAAG GTATTCTATACTGTTGACAATCCTACTAAAAATTGGAAAGGAGGAGTAGGTTACGTTTCAAAGGATATGGCTCTGAAAGGCTTACCTCTTCCTGCTGACGATACACTTATCCTC GTGTGTGGTCCTCCTGGGATGATGGAGCATGTATCCGGAGGCAAAGCTCCAGACTGGTCACAAGGAGAG GTTAAGGGAATACTCAAGGAACTCGGATTCACAGAGCAAATGGTTTTCAAATTCTGA
- the LOC106434581 gene encoding mitochondrial pyruvate carrier 1, translated as MATASRFQAFLNSPVGPKTTHFWGPIANWGFVAAGLVDMQKPPEMISGNMSSAMCIYSALFMRFAWMVQPRNYLLLACHASNETVQLYQLSRWARAQGYLSSTKEEEKPSQ; from the exons ATGGCAACAGCATCAAGGTTCCAAGCATTCTTGAACAGTCCGGTTGGACCTAAAACAACCCATTTCTGGGGTCCTATCGCTAACTGGGGCTTTGTTGCCGCT GGTTTGGTGGATATGCAAAAGCCTCCGGAAATGATTTCTGGAAACATGTCCTCAG CCATGTGTATTTACTCTGCATTGTTCATGAGATTTGCCTGGATGGTGCAACCACGCAACTATCTCCTACTTGCCTGCCATGCTTCCAATGAGACAGTTCAGCTCTACCAGCTCTCTCGTTGGGCTAGAGCCCAGGG GTATCTATCCTCCACGAAAGAAGAGGAGAAACCGTCTCAGTAA
- the LOC106386719 gene encoding nudix hydrolase 19, chloroplastic: protein MLSLFLSSSSSSYLTLSRSVTLHLSRRTTLSSLTMSTNLSTHAYAGNPLKSKTPKSTDTFSPSSAFESLKALIPQIPNHPTPSPDFKVLPFSKGRPLVFSSGGGDASTTSPIWHLGWISLADCKGMLASRGVDMDEDSLVYLGPKVEEDLVCWAVDVSEEEEDGVVSGLESRKLCFVELRTLMVAADWVDQRAMDELAIAGHARALLEWHNVSRFCGSCGGTNVAKEAGRRKQCSNKACGKRVYPRVDPVVIMLVIDRENDRALLSRQSRYVPRMWSCLAGFIEPGESLEEAVRRETWEETGIEVEDVVYHSSQPWPVGPSSTPCQLMLGFFAFAKTLDINVDKEELEDAQWHSREDVKKALAFAEYRKAQRTAASKIEQICKGVEKSKSLTTDFNVESGELAPMFIPGPFAIAHHLISTWVDQGSCNVHSKPQASVSLSSL, encoded by the exons atgctttctctcttcctctcttcctcttcttcttcgtacCTCACACTCTCCAGATCCGTAACTCTCCACTTATCCCGCCGAACAACACTCTCATCCCTCACAATGTCAACGAACCTAAGCACCCACGCGTACGCAGGCAACCCCTTGAAATCCAAAACCCCAAAATCCACCGACACCTTCTCACCTTCCTCCGCCTTTGAATCCCTCAAAGCCCTGATCCCGCAAATCCCCAATCACCCCACGCCTTCCCCCGATTTCAAAGTCCTCCCCTTTAGCAAAGGCCGCCCGCTGGTGTTCTCCAGCGGCGGCGGAGACGCTTCCACCACGTCGCCTATCTGGCATCTGGGGTGGATCAGCTTGGCTGATTGCAAGGGTATGTTAGCGAGCCGCGGGGTTGATATGGACGAGGACTCGCTTGTGTATTTAGGACCCAAGGTGGAGGAAGATTTGGTGTGTTGGGCTGTTGATgtgtctgaagaagaagaagacggcgTCGTTTCGGGGTTGGAAAGTAGGAAGCTTTGTTTCGTCGAGCTGAGGACTTTGATGGTTGCTGCTGATTGGGTGGATCAGCGCGCTATGGATGAGTTGGCTATTGCAGGACAT GCCAGGGCATTGCTTGAGTGGCACAATGTATCAAGATTCTGTGGGTCTTGTGGAGGTACAAATGTAGCAAAGGAAGCAGGAAGAAGAAAGCAGTGCTCAAACAAGGCTTGCGGAAAGCGGGTTTATCCCCGGGTTGACCCG GTGGTTATAATGTTAGTGATTGATCGAGAGAATGATCGTGCGCTTTTAAGCAGACAGTCTCGATATGTACCTAGAATGTGGAGTTGTTTAGCTGGATTTATTGAG CCAGGGGAAAGTTTAGAAGAGGCTGTGAGGCGAGAAACATGGGAAGAGACAGGCATTGAAGTAGAAGATGTTGTTTATCACAGCTCTCAGCCTTGGCCTG TGGGACCAAGTAGCACGCCATGCCAGCTGATGTTGGGGTTCTTTGCTTTCGCCAAGACTCTTGACATAAACGTAGACAAGGAGGAATTAGAAG ATGCTCAATGGCACAGTAGAGAAGATGTGAAGAAAGCACTGGCCTTTGCAGAATACAGGAAGGCGCAAAGAACAGCGGCTTCAAAGATAGAGCAAATCTGTAAAGGTGTGGAGAAAAGCAAGAGTCTGACAACTGATTTCAATGTGGAAAGCGGCGAGCTCGCTCCTATGTTCATCCCGGGGCCATTTGCCATAGCTCACCACCTGATCTCGACATGGGTAGATCAGGGTTCTTGCAATGTTCACTCAAAACCGCAAGCTAGTGTCTCTCTCTCGAGTTTGTAG
- the LOC106385254 gene encoding uncharacterized protein At1g15400-like, whose amino-acid sequence MALQRSTTSFRRQGSSGLIWNDRFLSGEIRNDERKEDRRNDHRDGSMASTTATVKRSASDGGRSNGGRLEISPTLDPPSPEISAGCGFCSMFSSNRRRRRRGRSSSAGSS is encoded by the coding sequence ATGGCGTTGCAAAGATCGACGACGTCCTTCAGGAGACAAGGATCATCGGGACTCATCTGGAACGACAGATTCTTGAGCGGAGAAATCCGTAACGACGAAAGAAAAGAAGACCGACGTAACGATCATCGAGACGGTTCAATGGCTTCCACCACGGCAACAGTGAAACGTAGCGCATCTGATGGAGGACGTAGCAACGGTGGACGGCTGGAGATTTCTCCAACGTTGGATCCACCTTCCCCTGAAATATCTGCTGGTTGTGGCTTCTGTTCTATGTTTTCGTCTAATCGAAGAAGGAGACGCAGAGGAAGATCATCAAGCGCTGGAAGTTCATAA